A region from the Halomarina litorea genome encodes:
- the lrpA1 gene encoding HTH-type transcriptional regulator LrpA1 encodes MSADTTEDRILSVLEEDAQASYAEIADRAGVSKPTVRKYINKLETEGVIVGYSADIDPKKLASKTIAMVGIDVASESYVEATRKLKDLDEVESLYTSSGDHMLMAEVRGTDGNAVGEVISERILTIEGVTAAHPSFLQERLK; translated from the coding sequence ATGAGCGCAGACACCACCGAGGACCGCATCCTCTCGGTCCTCGAGGAGGACGCACAGGCCTCCTACGCGGAAATCGCGGACCGAGCGGGGGTGTCGAAGCCGACCGTCAGGAAGTACATCAACAAACTGGAGACGGAAGGCGTCATCGTCGGCTACTCCGCGGACATCGACCCGAAGAAACTCGCGAGCAAGACCATCGCCATGGTCGGCATCGACGTCGCCAGCGAGTCCTACGTGGAGGCTACCCGCAAGCTGAAAGATCTGGACGAGGTCGAGTCGCTGTACACCTCCTCGGGGGACCACATGCTGATGGCCGAGGTGCGGGGGACGGACGGCAACGCCGTCGGGGAGGTCATCTCCGAGCGAATTCTCACCATCGAGGGCGTCACCGCCGCCCACCCCTCCTTCCTGCAGGAACGCCTGAAGTAG
- a CDS encoding orc1/cdc6 family replication initiation protein → MAGNPSPFSDVTETLFADKTVLDEEYQPSTILERDAEISAYTNALRHVLFGRNPQNVFVYGKAGVGKTAVTQYMLDALQGEAADREEADELHVLFHNCNGDSAYGTLRSLINTLRDVGPDHDDAFPKKGLSMGDALETFYGALEERGGTFLLVLDEIDHLSDANSLLYELPRARANGHLDRAKVGVIGISNNYTFRDSLAPKVKDTLMETEISFSPYDADELYTILDHRVEQAFVDGSCDSGAISKSAALAARDTGSARQAIDLLRTGGDIAEERGESVVTAQHIDEAQDRVQRGRATDKIRDQTRHGQLVLEAVARLEDAGESPVRSKRIQATYEEVARSAGTDPLTTLKSIQNHLGDLTMLGFLNRTERNEGQSGGVYYEYELSLDVEAVFEAREAIESQRT, encoded by the coding sequence ATGGCAGGGAATCCGAGCCCGTTCAGCGACGTGACCGAGACGCTGTTCGCGGACAAGACGGTGCTCGACGAGGAGTACCAGCCGTCGACGATACTGGAACGGGACGCGGAGATATCGGCGTACACCAACGCGCTCAGACACGTCCTCTTCGGTCGGAACCCCCAGAACGTCTTCGTCTACGGGAAGGCCGGAGTGGGCAAGACCGCCGTGACGCAGTACATGCTCGACGCGTTGCAGGGCGAGGCGGCCGACCGCGAGGAGGCCGACGAACTCCACGTCCTCTTTCACAACTGCAACGGCGACAGCGCCTACGGGACGCTTCGGTCGCTCATCAACACCCTCCGGGACGTGGGACCGGACCACGACGACGCGTTCCCGAAGAAGGGCCTCTCGATGGGCGACGCACTGGAGACGTTCTACGGAGCGCTCGAAGAACGAGGTGGAACCTTCCTCCTCGTCCTCGACGAGATCGACCACCTCTCGGACGCCAACTCCCTGCTGTACGAACTCCCGCGAGCGCGGGCGAACGGCCACCTCGACCGGGCGAAGGTGGGTGTCATCGGCATCTCGAACAACTACACGTTCCGGGACTCGCTCGCGCCAAAGGTCAAGGACACGCTGATGGAGACGGAGATCTCCTTCTCGCCGTACGACGCCGACGAACTGTACACCATCCTCGACCACCGCGTCGAACAGGCGTTCGTCGACGGGAGCTGTGACTCGGGGGCTATCTCCAAGAGCGCCGCCCTCGCCGCCCGCGACACGGGGAGCGCTCGGCAGGCCATCGACCTCCTGCGGACCGGCGGCGACATCGCCGAGGAACGCGGCGAGTCCGTCGTCACGGCCCAGCACATCGACGAGGCACAGGACCGGGTTCAGCGCGGGCGCGCCACCGACAAGATTCGCGACCAGACCCGCCACGGGCAACTCGTCCTCGAAGCCGTCGCTCGACTGGAGGACGCCGGCGAGTCGCCCGTCCGTTCGAAGCGCATCCAGGCGACCTACGAGGAGGTCGCTCGGTCGGCGGGCACGGACCCCCTGACGACGCTCAAGAGCATCCAGAACCACCTCGGGGACCTCACCATGCTCGGCTTCCTCAACCGGACGGAGCGCAACGAGGGGCAGTCCGGCGGGGTCTACTACGAGTACGAACTCTCGCTGGACGTCGAGGCGGTGTTCGAGGCCCGAGAGGCCATCGAATCCCAGCGGACCTGA
- a CDS encoding FAD-binding and (Fe-S)-binding domain-containing protein produces MATGERDPADDVRATYDYQMGAVDRPGLVDDLERQVDGEVRFDEYSRQLYATDASAYEVTPVGVVFPRDTDDVAAAVQYCSRRDVPVLPRGGGTSLAGQSVNAAVVLDFTRHMDGVVDVDPNGRLARAQAGTVLGELNAELAPYGLKFAPDPAWGDKSALGGAIGNNSTGAHSLVYGKTDYYLESVEAVLADGTVTTFGEISVDELREKADPDSEAWGPEGAESDLLPEIYREVVRIIDEEAEEVDEQYPDMKRNVSGYNLDVLVDEARGERRLPDDSGRDPDSEPGSVNLARLLAGSEGTLAVVTEATVSLVPVPETKADVLLTYDSLLDAMADVAPILDHGPAAVEVMDDVLLDLARETAEFRDVVGMLPEGTDAVLLVEFYAEDDGDGRQQAADLVADRAPSADTTRHPSSDRVETDAPHRAREAMEAHDPETQAKFWKMRKAGLPILLGRTTDEKHIAFIEDTAIPAENLPDYVADFEAILDDEGTFASYYAHAGPGVLHIRPLVNTKTVEGVEQLYDIADRATDLVVEYGGSVSGEHGDGRARTQWNRKLYGERLWNAFRDLKSAFDPDWLLNPGTVCGDVDMREHLRFSPEYDFEAGFDPTLDWDTDNGFQGMVELCHGCGGCRGSQDVTGGVMCPTYRAIDEEGLSTRGRANALRQAMSGDLDGPLDDEFVEEVLDLCIGCKGCSKDCPSEVDMAKMKAELEFAHKQRNGASLRDRLFANVDVVNRLGSAFAPLSNYLMSLPGAGTLQESLLGIARERSLPGFHSESFADWCATRDPAVSEADAARKVLLFPDTYTNYNDPAVGKAAVRVLEAAGAHVQVPDVEPSGRAAHSKGFLDVARERASANVETLGPRVEEGWDVVLVEPSDAVMLQSDYLDLLSGSAVETLVANSYGLCEYLDVHRLDEGMGFAGSGSLTYHGHCHQKSTMKDHHAVGVLRRAGYDVDPLDSGCCGMAGSFGYEAEHYSMSRAIGDVLKGQVDESPGDRVVAPGASCRSQLEEYDDLEKPPHPVQYLDAALSETSAN; encoded by the coding sequence ATGGCTACAGGGGAGCGGGACCCCGCGGACGACGTGCGGGCGACGTACGACTACCAGATGGGGGCGGTCGACCGCCCCGGCCTCGTCGACGACCTGGAGCGACAGGTCGACGGCGAGGTTCGCTTCGACGAGTACTCGCGACAGCTCTACGCGACGGACGCCAGCGCCTACGAGGTGACGCCCGTGGGCGTCGTCTTCCCGCGCGACACCGACGACGTGGCCGCCGCCGTCCAGTACTGCTCCCGCCGGGACGTCCCCGTCCTCCCGCGGGGCGGGGGCACCTCGCTCGCGGGCCAGTCGGTCAACGCGGCCGTCGTCCTCGACTTCACGCGGCACATGGACGGCGTCGTGGACGTGGACCCCAACGGCCGTCTCGCGCGCGCCCAGGCCGGGACCGTCCTCGGCGAACTGAACGCCGAACTCGCACCCTACGGGCTGAAGTTCGCGCCCGACCCCGCGTGGGGCGACAAGAGCGCCCTCGGCGGGGCCATCGGCAACAACTCGACGGGCGCACACTCGCTGGTCTACGGCAAGACCGACTACTACCTCGAGTCCGTGGAGGCGGTGCTGGCGGACGGCACCGTCACCACCTTCGGCGAGATATCGGTCGACGAACTCCGCGAGAAGGCCGACCCGGACAGCGAGGCGTGGGGACCGGAGGGCGCCGAGAGCGACCTCCTGCCCGAAATCTACCGGGAGGTGGTCCGCATCATCGACGAGGAGGCCGAGGAGGTGGACGAACAGTACCCCGACATGAAGCGCAACGTCTCGGGGTACAACCTCGACGTCCTCGTCGACGAGGCGCGCGGGGAGCGCAGACTGCCCGACGACTCCGGGCGCGACCCGGACAGCGAACCGGGCAGCGTGAACCTCGCGCGCCTCCTCGCGGGGAGCGAGGGGACCCTCGCCGTCGTCACGGAGGCCACCGTCTCGCTGGTCCCCGTCCCCGAGACGAAAGCCGACGTGCTCCTCACGTACGACTCCCTGCTCGACGCGATGGCGGACGTCGCGCCCATCCTCGACCACGGCCCGGCGGCCGTGGAGGTGATGGACGACGTGTTGCTGGACCTCGCCCGCGAGACGGCGGAGTTCCGGGACGTGGTCGGGATGCTCCCCGAGGGCACGGACGCCGTCCTCCTCGTGGAGTTCTACGCCGAGGACGATGGCGACGGCCGCCAGCAGGCCGCCGACCTCGTCGCCGACCGCGCCCCGAGTGCGGACACCACGCGCCACCCGAGTTCCGACCGCGTCGAGACGGACGCGCCACACCGCGCCCGCGAGGCGATGGAGGCCCACGACCCCGAGACGCAGGCGAAGTTCTGGAAGATGCGCAAGGCCGGCCTGCCCATCCTCCTCGGGCGGACCACCGACGAGAAGCACATCGCGTTCATCGAGGACACCGCCATCCCCGCCGAGAACCTCCCGGACTACGTGGCGGACTTCGAGGCGATTCTCGACGACGAGGGCACGTTCGCCTCCTACTACGCCCACGCCGGCCCCGGCGTCCTCCACATCCGCCCGCTGGTCAACACCAAGACCGTCGAGGGCGTCGAGCAGTTGTACGACATCGCCGACCGGGCGACGGACCTCGTCGTGGAGTACGGCGGGTCGGTGTCGGGCGAACACGGTGACGGCCGCGCGCGCACGCAGTGGAACCGGAAACTGTACGGCGAGCGCCTCTGGAACGCCTTCCGCGACCTGAAGTCGGCGTTCGACCCCGACTGGCTCCTGAACCCCGGCACCGTCTGTGGCGACGTCGACATGCGCGAGCACCTGCGCTTTTCTCCCGAGTACGACTTCGAGGCGGGGTTCGACCCGACGCTCGACTGGGACACCGACAACGGCTTCCAGGGGATGGTCGAACTCTGTCACGGCTGTGGGGGCTGTCGCGGGTCGCAGGACGTGACGGGCGGCGTGATGTGTCCGACCTATCGGGCCATCGACGAAGAGGGCCTCTCGACGCGCGGGCGGGCCAACGCTCTCCGGCAGGCGATGAGCGGCGACCTCGACGGTCCCCTCGACGACGAGTTCGTCGAGGAGGTGCTCGACCTCTGTATCGGCTGCAAGGGCTGTTCGAAGGACTGCCCGAGCGAGGTGGACATGGCGAAGATGAAGGCGGAACTCGAGTTCGCCCACAAGCAGCGCAACGGCGCGAGCCTCCGGGACAGACTGTTCGCCAATGTCGACGTCGTCAACCGCCTCGGGAGCGCCTTCGCCCCCCTCTCGAACTACCTCATGTCGCTGCCCGGTGCGGGGACGCTCCAGGAGTCGCTGCTCGGCATCGCCCGCGAACGGAGCCTGCCGGGGTTCCACAGCGAGAGCTTCGCCGACTGGTGTGCGACGCGCGACCCGGCGGTGTCCGAGGCGGACGCCGCCCGGAAGGTCCTGCTCTTTCCCGACACCTACACCAACTACAACGACCCGGCAGTCGGGAAGGCGGCCGTCCGCGTCCTCGAAGCCGCGGGCGCGCACGTGCAGGTACCCGACGTGGAGCCGAGCGGCCGGGCGGCCCACTCGAAGGGCTTCCTCGACGTGGCACGCGAGCGCGCGTCGGCCAACGTCGAGACGCTCGGCCCCCGCGTCGAGGAGGGCTGGGACGTGGTGCTCGTCGAACCCTCCGACGCGGTGATGCTCCAGTCGGACTACCTTGACCTCCTGTCGGGGTCGGCCGTCGAGACGCTCGTGGCCAACAGCTACGGCCTCTGTGAGTACCTCGACGTCCACCGGCTGGACGAGGGGATGGGGTTCGCCGGGTCGGGGTCGTTGACCTACCACGGCCACTGCCACCAGAAGTCGACGATGAAGGACCACCACGCCGTCGGCGTCCTGCGCCGCGCCGGCTACGACGTGGACCCCCTCGACTCCGGGTGCTGCGGGATGGCCGGGTCGTTCGGCTACGAGGCCGAACACTACTCGATGAGCCGCGCCATCGGCGACGTGCTCAAGGGACAGGTCGACGAGAGCCCCGGCGACCGGGTCGTCGCCCCCGGCGCGTCCTGTCGCTCCCAACTGGAGGAGTACGACGACCTGGAGAAACCGCCACACCCCGTCCAGTACCTCGACGCGGCGCTCTCCGAAACGTCGGCGAACTGA
- a CDS encoding helix-turn-helix transcriptional regulator: MARPWLVVVLLTLLVAPVGHGGVATALDAGADTAVGASDGSGLGVDVGPATDERTAPGDFAALGERTGVAAAQSQEFDRTVFSIEVYENGSARWTFSYRRSLANESERAQFEAYAEEFNAEETATYRDFMRRADALVRAGANETGREMSATDFRREASVSNLGNQGIVEMSFRWDGFAVTEGDRVVVGDVFEGGLYIGPTQRFVVRWESSLEPRTTEPPPTQNTSDSLVWSGGENGIQFLDGQPRVVFGPATNGTGDGSGAGGGAGTAGPNDSGLAGDVGTPDDGDDLPLWPLVVGVVVVVGSVGVAARRGHLTPESDGEDGSPGADVGTPSDGDGGVPATDPPEPAVPDEEFMTDEDRVLAMLDANGGRMKQVNIVEESDWSKSKVSMLLSEMEEAGRISKLRVGRENIISRAGDEPAASRSQFDDDA, translated from the coding sequence ATGGCTCGCCCGTGGCTCGTCGTCGTCCTCCTCACCCTGCTCGTAGCACCGGTCGGCCACGGCGGGGTAGCGACGGCTCTCGACGCCGGGGCGGACACCGCCGTCGGCGCGAGCGACGGCTCCGGCCTCGGCGTCGACGTGGGTCCCGCTACCGACGAGCGCACCGCCCCCGGTGACTTCGCCGCTCTCGGCGAGCGTACCGGGGTCGCTGCCGCCCAGAGTCAGGAGTTCGACCGGACCGTGTTCTCCATCGAGGTCTACGAGAACGGGTCGGCACGCTGGACGTTCAGCTACCGGCGGTCGCTCGCGAACGAATCCGAGCGGGCGCAGTTCGAGGCGTACGCCGAGGAGTTCAACGCGGAGGAGACGGCGACGTACCGCGACTTCATGCGCCGCGCGGACGCGCTCGTCCGCGCCGGGGCAAACGAGACCGGCCGGGAGATGAGCGCGACCGACTTCCGCCGGGAGGCCTCGGTCAGCAACCTCGGCAACCAGGGCATCGTCGAGATGTCCTTCCGGTGGGACGGGTTCGCTGTGACCGAGGGCGACCGCGTCGTCGTTGGGGACGTCTTCGAGGGCGGCCTCTACATCGGTCCGACCCAGCGGTTCGTCGTCCGCTGGGAGTCGTCGCTCGAACCGCGGACGACGGAACCGCCGCCGACGCAGAACACGAGCGACTCGCTGGTCTGGAGCGGCGGGGAGAACGGTATCCAGTTCCTCGACGGTCAACCGCGCGTCGTGTTCGGCCCGGCGACGAACGGAACGGGCGACGGAAGCGGCGCGGGTGGCGGCGCCGGCACCGCCGGTCCGAACGACTCGGGACTGGCGGGGGATGTCGGAACGCCCGACGACGGCGACGACCTGCCCCTGTGGCCGCTGGTCGTCGGGGTGGTCGTCGTCGTCGGGAGTGTCGGTGTGGCGGCCAGACGCGGGCACCTGACGCCCGAGTCCGACGGCGAGGACGGTTCCCCGGGGGCTGACGTCGGGACCCCGTCGGATGGCGACGGCGGGGTGCCGGCCACCGACCCGCCGGAACCGGCCGTCCCCGACGAGGAGTTCATGACCGACGAGGACCGGGTCCTCGCCATGCTCGACGCCAACGGCGGGCGGATGAAACAGGTCAACATCGTCGAGGAGAGCGACTGGTCGAAGTCGAAGGTCTCGATGCTCCTCTCGGAGATGGAGGAGGCGGGCCGCATCAGCAAACTCCGGGTCGGTCGGGAGAACATCATCTCGCGGGCAGGCGACGAACCCGCCGCGAGCAGGTCGCAGTTCGATGATGACGCGTAA
- a CDS encoding EamA family transporter → MNLTSSYLLWAAVALAAYTFVPVFTKAATDGIPSNTVAFWANAILAVLALGVVLVSDDPIVGALDHPKAPYMLAGGLCLAVGIISYYRALSLGPVSIVVPVFGLFLVTSPLVGAVLLDEPLTLRKAAGVVIALVGVYLATSG, encoded by the coding sequence ATGAACCTCACGTCGAGCTATCTCCTGTGGGCGGCGGTAGCCCTCGCGGCCTACACGTTCGTCCCCGTCTTCACGAAAGCGGCCACCGACGGCATCCCGAGCAACACCGTCGCCTTCTGGGCAAACGCCATCCTCGCCGTTCTCGCCCTCGGCGTCGTCCTCGTCTCCGACGACCCCATCGTCGGTGCGCTGGACCACCCGAAGGCGCCGTACATGCTCGCGGGCGGCCTCTGTCTCGCCGTCGGCATCATCTCGTACTACCGGGCGCTGTCGCTCGGCCCCGTGAGCATCGTCGTCCCCGTCTTCGGCCTCTTCCTCGTGACCAGTCCCCTCGTGGGCGCGGTACTGCTGGACGAACCGCTGACCCTGCGGAAGGCGGCGGGCGTCGTCATCGCACTCGTCGGCGTCTACCTCGCGACGAGCGGGTAG
- a CDS encoding SRPBCC family protein: MPTYQRRTRVRAPFDEVWDFHSRISGLEALTPPFMNLRVEEVVGPDGERDPGVMEAGTRAYSSIRPFGVGPRQRWVSHIVEREEWDGSAYFADEMEEGPFPHWRHTHAFEEDGDGTILDDHVEYRLPFGPVGSVAGLFGDVGFEPMFRYRHRKTRELLE, from the coding sequence ATGCCGACGTACCAACGCCGGACGCGAGTCCGCGCGCCCTTCGACGAGGTGTGGGACTTCCACTCGCGCATCAGCGGCCTGGAGGCGCTGACGCCCCCGTTCATGAACCTCCGCGTCGAGGAGGTGGTGGGCCCGGACGGGGAACGCGACCCCGGCGTCATGGAGGCCGGGACGCGGGCGTACTCCTCGATTCGCCCCTTCGGAGTCGGTCCGCGCCAGCGGTGGGTATCGCACATCGTCGAACGGGAGGAGTGGGACGGGTCGGCGTACTTCGCCGACGAGATGGAAGAGGGGCCGTTCCCCCACTGGCGGCACACCCACGCCTTCGAGGAGGACGGCGACGGGACGATACTCGACGACCACGTCGAGTACCGCCTCCCGTTCGGTCCCGTCGGGAGCGTCGCGGGCCTGTTCGGGGACGTGGGCTTCGAGCCGATGTTCCGCTACCGACACCGCAAAACGAGGGAACTGCTGGAGTGA
- a CDS encoding DUF4112 domain-containing protein has translation MTDFAGTEATLERCRTVATLLDDAIPVPGTDRRIGADAIIGLLPGAGDLVMALLSSYIVVEALRLGVPKNVVARMAANVVVDFAAGSVPIVGDLFDAVFKVNLKNVALLEKHVEGVSRETDVDLD, from the coding sequence ATGACTGACTTCGCGGGTACGGAGGCGACGCTCGAACGGTGTCGGACCGTCGCGACACTGCTCGACGACGCGATTCCCGTCCCCGGCACGGACCGTCGAATCGGCGCGGACGCCATCATCGGTCTGCTCCCCGGCGCGGGTGACCTCGTGATGGCGCTGCTCTCGTCGTACATCGTCGTCGAGGCCCTCCGCCTCGGCGTCCCGAAGAACGTCGTGGCGCGGATGGCTGCCAACGTCGTCGTGGACTTCGCGGCGGGGTCGGTCCCCATCGTCGGCGACCTCTTCGACGCCGTGTTCAAGGTGAACCTGAAGAACGTCGCCCTCCTCGAGAAACACGTCGAGGGCGTCTCGCGGGAGACGGACGTCGACCTCGACTGA
- a CDS encoding DMT family transporter — MQPSSESPRVPPALALGVAVAAVSTSAILVEWSDAPSLVKALYRVLFTTLLVAPAAMVRNPGAMRSLPRRDLLGAGVAGVALAVHFGAWFESLNWTSVAASVTLVQAQPVFVAVGAVFLLDERFTRKMALGIAVALGGMVLMSAGDLVGTPAAGATRPLYGDALAVLGAFAAAVYVLAGRSLRRRISLLPYVTVVYAACTVVLFGLVLAGGYPLFDYPPEEWALFLGMALGPGIFGHTVVNWALAHVESSVVSVSLLGEPVVSTLLAVALLGEVPGALTVLGGGVVLAGIYVTAEDREA, encoded by the coding sequence GTGCAGCCCTCGTCGGAGTCGCCGCGCGTCCCTCCCGCGCTCGCGCTCGGAGTGGCCGTCGCCGCCGTCTCGACCAGCGCCATCCTCGTGGAGTGGAGCGACGCACCCAGCCTCGTGAAGGCACTCTATCGCGTGCTGTTCACCACGCTCCTCGTCGCCCCCGCCGCGATGGTCCGCAACCCGGGGGCGATGCGGTCGCTCCCCCGGCGCGACCTGCTCGGGGCGGGGGTCGCGGGGGTCGCCCTCGCGGTCCACTTTGGCGCGTGGTTCGAGAGCCTCAACTGGACCAGCGTCGCCGCGAGCGTCACCCTCGTGCAGGCCCAACCGGTGTTCGTCGCCGTCGGCGCGGTCTTCCTGCTGGACGAGCGGTTCACCCGGAAGATGGCCCTCGGCATCGCCGTCGCCCTCGGGGGGATGGTGCTCATGTCGGCCGGTGACCTCGTCGGGACGCCCGCCGCCGGGGCCACGCGCCCGCTGTACGGCGACGCGCTGGCGGTCCTCGGGGCGTTCGCGGCGGCCGTCTACGTCCTCGCCGGGCGCTCGCTCCGCCGCCGGATCAGCCTCCTCCCGTACGTCACCGTCGTCTACGCGGCGTGTACCGTCGTCCTGTTCGGCCTCGTCCTCGCCGGGGGCTACCCGCTGTTCGACTACCCGCCCGAGGAGTGGGCGCTGTTTCTCGGGATGGCCCTCGGGCCGGGCATCTTCGGGCACACCGTCGTCAACTGGGCGCTGGCGCACGTCGAATCGAGCGTGGTGAGCGTCTCGCTGCTCGGCGAACCTGTCGTGAGCACCCTGCTCGCGGTGGCACTCCTCGGTGAGGTACCCGGCGCCCTCACCGTCCTCGGGGGTGGGGTCGTCCTCGCGGGCATCTACGTCACCGCCGAGGACCGCGAGGCGTAA
- a CDS encoding uracil-xanthine permease family protein encodes MSDGERSEATGTDGTVGEREAASFVEYGIEDRPPLGTSVLLGFQHYLTMIGASVAIPLVLATTMGMPDWATARLIGTFFVVSGVATLGQTTIGNRYPIVQGGTFSMLAPAIAIILVLQDRGVGWETMIVNLQGAVIVAGLTEMGIGYFGVMGRLKRYVGPLVISPVITLIGLSLFGVPQITDVMSGVEGAQQNWWLLGATVVLIVLFSQYLDRRSRAFKLFPVLLGLAVAWMLAAVLSVAGVYAPGSPGYVDLGAVAAAQPLQPIVPFQWGLPAFEASFVVGMFAGMLASVIESFGDYHSVARMAGKGAPSPRRIDHGIGMEGLGSLFAGIMGTGNGCTSYTENVGAIGITGVASRYVVQIGAVVMLLVGYVGYFGTLFATMPAPIIGGLYVVMFGQIAAVGLSSLKYVDLDKQRNIFVVGFSLFAGLAIPAYMGGISAGQLQAGLADVAVLGPALGTDVVAQTVYVIGGTGMAVGGLLAFFLDNTIPGTDEERGLTAWRDLTEDDAEFVSVVDRIRGRDGGAPTSEGD; translated from the coding sequence ATGAGTGACGGCGAGCGGTCGGAGGCGACCGGGACCGACGGGACGGTCGGGGAGCGCGAGGCGGCGAGTTTCGTCGAGTACGGCATCGAGGACCGCCCGCCGCTTGGCACGTCCGTGTTGCTCGGCTTCCAGCACTACCTGACGATGATCGGTGCCAGCGTGGCGATTCCGCTCGTGCTGGCGACGACGATGGGGATGCCCGACTGGGCGACGGCGCGCCTCATCGGGACGTTCTTCGTCGTCTCGGGGGTGGCGACGCTGGGACAGACCACGATTGGAAACCGCTACCCTATCGTGCAGGGCGGGACGTTCTCGATGCTCGCGCCCGCCATCGCCATCATCCTCGTCCTGCAGGACCGCGGGGTGGGGTGGGAGACGATGATCGTCAACCTACAGGGCGCGGTCATCGTCGCCGGCCTCACCGAGATGGGCATCGGCTACTTCGGCGTGATGGGCCGACTGAAGCGCTACGTCGGCCCGCTGGTCATCTCGCCGGTCATCACGCTCATCGGCCTCTCGCTGTTCGGCGTCCCCCAGATTACGGACGTGATGTCGGGCGTCGAGGGGGCCCAGCAGAACTGGTGGCTCCTCGGGGCGACTGTGGTGCTCATCGTCCTCTTCTCGCAGTACCTCGACCGGCGCTCGCGGGCGTTCAAGCTGTTCCCAGTCCTGCTCGGACTGGCCGTCGCGTGGATGCTCGCGGCGGTCCTCTCGGTCGCGGGCGTCTACGCGCCGGGGTCGCCCGGCTACGTCGATCTGGGTGCTGTGGCGGCCGCACAACCGCTCCAGCCCATCGTCCCGTTCCAGTGGGGGCTGCCGGCGTTCGAGGCGTCGTTCGTCGTCGGAATGTTCGCGGGGATGCTCGCGTCGGTCATCGAGAGCTTCGGGGACTACCACTCCGTCGCCCGGATGGCGGGGAAGGGCGCGCCGAGTCCCCGCCGCATCGACCACGGCATCGGAATGGAGGGGCTCGGGTCGCTGTTCGCCGGCATCATGGGTACCGGCAACGGCTGTACCTCCTATACGGAGAACGTCGGAGCCATCGGCATCACGGGCGTCGCCTCGCGGTACGTCGTCCAGATCGGCGCGGTCGTGATGCTCCTCGTGGGCTACGTGGGCTACTTCGGGACGCTGTTCGCCACCATGCCCGCGCCCATCATCGGCGGCCTCTACGTCGTCATGTTCGGGCAGATAGCCGCCGTGGGTCTGTCGAGTCTGAAGTACGTGGACCTCGACAAGCAGCGCAACATCTTCGTCGTCGGCTTCTCGCTGTTCGCGGGGCTCGCGATTCCGGCGTACATGGGTGGCATCAGCGCGGGGCAACTGCAGGCCGGACTGGCCGACGTCGCGGTGCTCGGTCCCGCCCTCGGGACAGACGTGGTCGCACAGACCGTCTACGTCATCGGCGGGACGGGGATGGCCGTGGGGGGCCTCCTCGCTTTCTTCCTCGACAACACTATCCCCGGGACCGACGAGGAACGCGGCCTGACGGCGTGGCGCGACCTCACGGAGGACGACGCCGAGTTCGTCTCCGTCGTCGACCGCATCCGGGGCCGCGACGGGGGCGCGCCCACGAGCGAGGGCGACTGA
- a CDS encoding thiamine pyrophosphate-dependent enzyme — MSAFSAIGEDREIDQNEYTPGIEPQATWCPGCGDFGVLKALKGAMADVGRSPEEIMLVTGIGCSGKLSSYFESYGYHSIHGRSLPVARAAKLANPGLEVVAAGGDGDGYGIGGNHFMHTARENHDMVYIVFNNEIFGLTKGQTSPTSPKGHKSKTQPHGSAKDPIRPLSMSLSAGASYIARTAAVNPNQAKEIIAEAIEHDGFAHIDFLTQCPTWNKDAKQYVPYTDIQQSEDHEFDITDRREAGEAMYEAETALHEGEVLTGRFYQDDRPSYGQEKRSLGEMPEEPLAERYHDADYEWERSYDLLDRHK, encoded by the coding sequence ATGAGTGCATTCAGCGCAATCGGAGAGGACCGCGAGATCGACCAGAACGAGTACACGCCGGGCATCGAACCGCAGGCGACGTGGTGTCCGGGCTGTGGTGACTTCGGCGTCCTGAAGGCGCTGAAGGGTGCGATGGCCGACGTGGGGCGAAGCCCCGAGGAGATCATGCTCGTCACGGGCATCGGCTGCTCGGGCAAGCTCTCGAGTTACTTCGAGTCCTACGGCTACCACTCCATCCACGGGCGCTCGCTGCCCGTCGCGCGGGCGGCGAAACTCGCCAACCCCGGCCTCGAAGTCGTCGCGGCGGGCGGCGACGGCGACGGCTACGGTATCGGCGGGAACCACTTCATGCACACCGCCCGGGAGAACCACGACATGGTCTACATCGTGTTCAACAACGAGATCTTCGGGCTGACGAAGGGCCAGACATCGCCCACCAGCCCGAAGGGCCACAAGTCCAAGACCCAGCCCCACGGCTCGGCGAAGGACCCCATCCGGCCCCTCTCGATGTCCCTGTCGGCCGGCGCGTCCTACATCGCCCGGACGGCCGCCGTCAACCCGAACCAGGCCAAGGAGATCATTGCCGAGGCCATCGAGCACGACGGGTTCGCCCACATCGACTTCCTGACGCAGTGTCCGACCTGGAACAAGGACGCGAAGCAGTACGTCCCCTACACCGACATCCAGCAGTCCGAGGACCACGAGTTCGACATCACCGACCGCCGCGAGGCGGGCGAGGCGATGTACGAGGCCGAGACGGCACTCCACGAGGGCGAGGTGCTCACCGGTCGGTTCTACCAGGACGACCGCCCCTCCTACGGACAGGAGAAGCGCTCGCTCGGCGAGATGCCCGAGGAACCGCTGGCGGAGCGCTACCACGACGCGGACTACGAGTGGGAGCGCTCGTACGACCTGCTCGACCGCCACAAGTAA